A DNA window from Chelativorans sp. AA-79 contains the following coding sequences:
- a CDS encoding acyl-CoA dehydrogenase: MADVNRRSAFVWDDPFLLEDQLSEEERMIRDAAASFAADKLGPRIEHAYMNEETDPAIFREMGEAGLLGVTIPEEYGGVGANYVSYGLVAREVERIDSGYRSMMSVQSSLVMYPIHAYGSEEQRKKYLPKLASGEFIGCFGLTEPDAGSDPGGMKTRAEKTGGGYRLSGSKMWISNAPIADVFVVWAKSSAHDNQIRGFVLDKGMKGLSAPKIGGKLSLRASITGEIVMDGVEVGEEALLPNVSGLKGPFGCLNRARYGISWGAMGAAEDCWHRARQYGLERQQFGRPLAATQLFQKKLADMQTEIALGLQASLRVGRLMDEGRFAPEMISLVKRNNCGKALDIARVARDMHGGNGIQIEYHVMRHAQNLETVNTYEGTHDVHALILGRAQTGLQAFF, encoded by the coding sequence ATGGCAGATGTGAACCGCCGCAGCGCGTTCGTCTGGGACGATCCCTTCCTGCTGGAGGATCAACTCTCCGAAGAGGAACGCATGATCCGCGATGCGGCTGCGAGCTTTGCCGCCGACAAGCTCGGCCCACGCATCGAGCACGCCTATATGAATGAGGAGACGGACCCCGCCATCTTCCGCGAGATGGGCGAGGCGGGGCTTCTCGGCGTCACAATCCCGGAGGAATATGGGGGTGTGGGCGCCAATTATGTGTCCTACGGCCTCGTCGCCCGCGAGGTGGAGCGTATCGATTCCGGGTACCGCTCGATGATGAGCGTGCAGTCCTCGCTGGTGATGTATCCGATCCACGCCTATGGCTCGGAGGAGCAGCGGAAGAAATACCTGCCGAAGCTCGCCTCCGGCGAGTTCATCGGCTGTTTCGGGCTCACCGAGCCGGACGCCGGCTCCGATCCCGGCGGCATGAAGACGAGGGCCGAGAAGACCGGCGGCGGTTACCGGCTCAGCGGCTCCAAGATGTGGATCTCCAACGCGCCGATCGCGGACGTTTTCGTCGTCTGGGCGAAATCGTCCGCGCATGACAATCAGATCCGTGGCTTCGTCCTCGACAAAGGCATGAAGGGTCTTTCGGCGCCGAAGATCGGCGGCAAGCTCAGCTTGCGCGCCTCGATCACCGGCGAGATCGTCATGGACGGGGTGGAGGTCGGCGAGGAGGCGCTGCTGCCCAATGTTTCGGGCCTCAAGGGGCCGTTCGGCTGCCTGAACCGCGCCCGCTACGGCATTTCCTGGGGCGCCATGGGGGCTGCGGAGGATTGCTGGCACCGAGCGCGGCAGTACGGGCTGGAGCGCCAGCAGTTCGGCCGGCCGCTCGCGGCCACCCAGCTCTTCCAGAAGAAGCTCGCCGACATGCAGACGGAGATCGCGCTGGGGCTGCAGGCGAGTCTGCGCGTCGGCCGGCTCATGGATGAAGGCCGGTTCGCGCCGGAGATGATCTCGCTCGTCAAGCGCAACAATTGCGGCAAGGCACTGGACATCGCGCGGGTTGCACGCGATATGCATGGCGGCAACGGCATCCAGATCGAGTACCACGTCATGCGCCACGCCCAGAACCTCGAGACCGTCAACACCTATGAGGGCACGCATGACGTGCACGCCCTCATCCTCGGCCGCGCACAGACGGGCCTGCAGGCATTTTTCTGA